A region from the Vicia villosa cultivar HV-30 ecotype Madison, WI linkage group LG3, Vvil1.0, whole genome shotgun sequence genome encodes:
- the LOC131655340 gene encoding uncharacterized protein LOC131655340 has protein sequence MQQNHVSRVFMQGFIFLVIALLAAGSGSKAKTRRSILVGDSEGWRAGTNYTQWAVKNSPFHINDTLVFKFPPRGNSTIVPSVYLLPNMWSYMTCEFRGAKLLGSAVQGVGEGLKIELNQLKPYYFASAEGNAYDCIAGLTKFIAVPSTRSF, from the exons ATGCAGCAGAATCATGTGTCTAGAGTTTTCATGCAAGGATTTATCTTCCTTGTGATTGCTTTATTGGCTGCAGGATCAGGAAGCAAGGCCAAGACCAGAAGAAGCATCTTGGTTGGAGACTCCGAAGGTTGGCGCGCTGGCACGAATTACACTCAATGGGCCGTCAAAAATAGTCCATTCCACATAAATGACACATTAG TGTTCAAGTTTCCTCCACGGGGCAATTCGACCATTGTTCCGAGTGTTTACTTACTACCAAACATGTGGAGTTACATGACATGTGAATTTAGAGGAGCAAAGTTGCTAGGGAGTGCAGTTCAAGGAGTTGGAGAGGGCTTAAAGATTGAGCTGAATCAGTTGAAGCCTTACTACTTTGCTTCTGCTGAAGGGAATGCCTATGATTGTATTGCTGGACTCACCAAGTTCATTGCTGTTCCATCTACACGTTCCTTTTAA
- the LOC131657828 gene encoding uncharacterized protein LOC131657828: MSSSSSSMPMYPQPQLQPPPFDEVTQQSYNGASHSHHDSIGPVIGVLVVIIVLGIIAVMIGRLCSGRKIMGHGQYDVESWAERKCSTCIDGRINLSIPTRVTEANTSLPATPINTTHQPEQSSSQNSPPNT, encoded by the coding sequence atgtcatcatcatcttcatcgatGCCAATGTATCCACAACCACAACTACAACCTCCTCCTTTTGATGAAGTCACACAACAATCCTACAATGGTGCATCACATTCACATCATGACTCCATTGGTCCCGTAATTGGAGTTCTTGTAGTGATAATTGTGTTGGGAATAATTGCTGTAATGATTGGAAGACTATGCTCAGGAAGAAAAATCATGGGTCATGGCCAATATGATGTAGAAAGCTGGGCAGAGAGAAAGTGTTCTACTTGTATTGATGGAAGAATTAACCTTTCAATACCTACGAGAGTCACTGAAGCCAACACCTCACTTCCTGCAACACCCATCAATACTACTCATCAACCAGAACAATCTTCTTCTCAAAACTCACCACCTAACACTTGA